One Branchiostoma floridae strain S238N-H82 chromosome 1, Bfl_VNyyK, whole genome shotgun sequence genomic region harbors:
- the LOC118412672 gene encoding dnaJ homolog subfamily C member 4-like isoform X1: MMQKALLELLGPCRGCSFTRQAVRNFSTSRNTLANYYELLQVQRDASPAEIKAAFFKMSKKYHPDSNPNNPELHKQFVQLNEAYSILSKSLARKHYDQSLRMGTKFQTTNVPPRPRPDYPFGPGGSHGHGPFEQGRSQSQNYYYYDFKAAREGGGKRYSGSTSHAKMMAVCLSVLGGGYLLTIFVYIFVVKGFVYSQVLEQDRQARLAYAMAKENARKYTMEEKLAKLRKAYEEKQLAKKSGRVV; encoded by the exons ATGATGCAGAAGGCACTCCTGGAGCTGCTGGGTCCCTGCAGAGGCTGTAGCTTCACCAGACAGGCAGTCAGGAACTTCAGCACATCAAG gAACACATTAGCCAATTACTATGAGCTTCTCCAGGTGCAAAGGGATGCCAGCCCTGCAGAGATCAAGGCTGCATtctttaaaatgtctaaaaag TACCACCCAGACAGCAATCCCAACAACCCAGAGCTCCACAAACAGTTTGTCCAGCTGAACGAGGCGTACAGTATCCTGAGTAAGAGCCTGGCCAGGAAACACTACGACCAGAGCCTTCGCATGGGGACAAAGTTTCAGACCACCAACGTTCCTCCCAGACCCAGGCCTGACTACCCATTTGGTCCTGGTGGAAG CCATGGCCATGGTCCATTTGAACAAGGGAGAAGCCAGAGTCAAAACTACTACTATTACGACTTCAAGGCAGCCAGAGAAGGGGGTGGTAAAAGATACAGTGGCTCCACCAGCCATGCTAAGATGatggctgtctgtctgtcagtacTTGGAGGCGGATACCTTCTCACCATATTTGTCTATAT ATTTGTTGTGAAGGGATTCGTGTATAGTCAAGTTCTGGAGCAGGACAGGCAAGCCAGGCTGGCATATGCTATGGCCAAGGAGAATgccag GAAATATACCATGGAGGAAAAACTTGCCAAGTTAAGAAAAGCATATGAGGAGAAACAGCTAGCAAAGAAAAGTGGAAGAGTGGTTTAA
- the LOC118409802 gene encoding barH-like 2 homeobox protein — protein MLSFSVEAILSKPSSHGRDRWEPGDREHADGTRAGHAPWRTWADPFSTPAGPPGQCSVQPPWMYRPNPASFRPFSTENFIVTPSPSSSSSDSQAGDSQAHRAAVATPSHERRPDSAKQLQACDETEVDVDEDGEGDDNLDPTETEDSPEDSRRRQRRLFSGHQVMELETRFLEKNYLSRIERICLANALNLSETQRTKARRKHLTRRYWGGRWPGGYRVQPGLTYGPPDDTMRAAIEDLIRRYENGQVETRLTN, from the exons ATGCTTAGTTTCTCGGTGGAGGCAATCTTATCCAAGCCGTCCTCCCACGGACGGGACAGGTGGGAGCCCGGAGACAGGGAACACGCCGACGGGACACGTGCAGGACACGCACCGTGGCGGACATGGGCCGACCCCTTCTCCACACCTGCCGGCCCACCCGGGCAATGCTCCGTACAGCCACCGTGGATGTACCGTCCCAACCCTGCATCTTTCAGGCCTTTCTCTACAGAAAACTTCATTGTAACACCTTCCCCGAGTTCAAGTTCAAGTGACTCCCAGGCTGGAGACTCCCAGGCACACCGTGCTGCAGTAGCTACGCCATCCCACGAAAGACGTCCAGACTCCGCAAAGCAGCTGCAGGCGTGCGACGAGACAGAAGTCGACGTTGATG AGGATGGGGAGGGGGATGATAACCTTGACCCTACCGAGACAGAAGACAGCCCAGAAGACAGCCGGAGACGGCAGAGGAGACTGTTCAGCGGCCATCAAGTCATGGAGTTAGAGACGCGCTTCTTGGAGAAAAACTACCTCAGCAGGATTGAGAGGATTTGTCTGGCAAATGCGCTG AATCTGAGTGAAACGCA ACGCACCAAGGCGCGGCGGAAACACCTGACGCGGCGGTACTGGGGCGGCCGGTGGCCGGGCGGGTACCGCGTCCAGCCCGGCCTCACCTACGGGCCGCCGGACGACACCATGCGGGCCGCTATTGAGGACCTGATTCGTCGGTACGAGAACGGGCAGGTGGAGACCAGGCTGACTAACTAA
- the LOC118412672 gene encoding dnaJ homolog subfamily C member 4-like isoform X2 has protein sequence MMQKALLELLGPCRGCSFTRQAVRNFSTSRNTLANYYELLQVQRDASPAEIKAAFFKMSKKYHPDSNPNNPELHKQFVQLNEAYSILSKSLARKHYDQSLRMGTKFQTTNVPPRPRPDYPFGPGGSHGHGPFEQGRSQSQNYYYYDFKAAREGGGKRYSGSTSHAKMMAVCLSVLGGGYLLTIFVYIFVVKGFVYSQVLEQDRQARLAYAMAKENASYKRFRLEDIQA, from the exons ATGATGCAGAAGGCACTCCTGGAGCTGCTGGGTCCCTGCAGAGGCTGTAGCTTCACCAGACAGGCAGTCAGGAACTTCAGCACATCAAG gAACACATTAGCCAATTACTATGAGCTTCTCCAGGTGCAAAGGGATGCCAGCCCTGCAGAGATCAAGGCTGCATtctttaaaatgtctaaaaag TACCACCCAGACAGCAATCCCAACAACCCAGAGCTCCACAAACAGTTTGTCCAGCTGAACGAGGCGTACAGTATCCTGAGTAAGAGCCTGGCCAGGAAACACTACGACCAGAGCCTTCGCATGGGGACAAAGTTTCAGACCACCAACGTTCCTCCCAGACCCAGGCCTGACTACCCATTTGGTCCTGGTGGAAG CCATGGCCATGGTCCATTTGAACAAGGGAGAAGCCAGAGTCAAAACTACTACTATTACGACTTCAAGGCAGCCAGAGAAGGGGGTGGTAAAAGATACAGTGGCTCCACCAGCCATGCTAAGATGatggctgtctgtctgtcagtacTTGGAGGCGGATACCTTCTCACCATATTTGTCTATAT ATTTGTTGTGAAGGGATTCGTGTATAGTCAAGTTCTGGAGCAGGACAGGCAAGCCAGGCTGGCATATGCTATGGCCAAGGAGAATgccag CTACAAAAGGTTCAGACTGGAGGATATCCAGGCCTGA